A window from Pseudooceanicola algae encodes these proteins:
- a CDS encoding helix-turn-helix domain-containing protein: MAETEKVTANAEDDAWEAERQQLRADLGGRMKAVRQACGYTLEVAAQRTGLALSTIHKIENGRVSPSYENLVRIARAYDIGMERLFSSDHDSNQTTRMTVTRAGQGRKVRAKNFEYEVLCNALAEKKIIPLVTRVEMRPPLTRADLESHDGEETLYVLSGRVELTVEHYEPVVLETGDCAYFDSTIKHGLRALDETETKVFWACTYIDMDK; encoded by the coding sequence ATGGCCGAAACGGAAAAAGTCACCGCAAATGCCGAAGATGACGCCTGGGAGGCGGAGCGCCAGCAATTGCGCGCCGATCTGGGTGGCCGGATGAAAGCCGTCCGTCAGGCCTGTGGCTATACCCTCGAGGTCGCGGCGCAACGGACCGGGCTGGCGCTTTCCACAATCCACAAGATCGAAAACGGCCGGGTTTCGCCCAGCTACGAGAACCTCGTACGTATCGCGCGGGCCTATGATATCGGCATGGAGCGGCTGTTTTCCAGCGATCACGACAGCAACCAGACCACCCGCATGACCGTCACCCGTGCCGGGCAGGGCCGCAAGGTGCGCGCCAAGAACTTTGAGTACGAGGTGCTGTGCAACGCCCTGGCGGAAAAGAAGATCATCCCGCTCGTGACCCGCGTCGAAATGCGCCCGCCGCTGACCCGCGCCGATCTGGAATCCCACGACGGCGAAGAGACGCTGTATGTCCTGTCAGGTCGCGTCGAACTGACCGTGGAACATTACGAACCTGTCGTGCTGGAAACCGGCGATTGCGCCTATTTCGACAGCACCATCAAGCATGGGTTGCGCGCCCTCGACGAGACCGAGACCAAGGTCTTCTGGGCCTGCACCTATATCGACATGGACAAGTGA
- the lhpI gene encoding cis-3-hydroxy-L-proline dehydratase codes for MARLIVKATVSGPVLVCDEGLSVWGGVDPASGRIIDSLHPQHGACLAGQIVLMPTSRGSCTGSGVLLGLAFAGTAPKALVFRESEDILTLGALVAQRLFGHDIAVLRLPAEEYDLLAQATEAEISPEAITAGATRIAVVPDADSALDLSDADCATLAGEHGEAAQLAMEIIITMARAQGAEALIDVSRVHIDGCIYASPAFLTFARAMADMGGRVRVPTTMNAISVDHANWRNQGVPDSFGAPASQLADAYVEMGARPSFTCAPYLLDDKPKAGEDIAWAESNAVIYANSVLGARTVKHADFMDLCIALTGRAARAGVYLEANRAPARIIDVTTPEAIDDAFWPMLGWLVGQAAPDRIPLIRGLEALAPGEDDLKALCAAYGTTSAAPMLHIAGITPEAALPPLATADQCHIGAQDFATLWENFNLGAEKVDLVALGSPHFSASEATAFAALMEGRQVDPAVTTIVTLGRATLARITETGVAGRLQAAGVRIVPDICWCSISEPVFPPEARVLMTNSGKYAHYAPGLSNRAVRFGSLAQCAETATTGLAPAAPPPWIAAPAS; via the coding sequence ATGGCCAGGCTGATCGTCAAGGCAACCGTTTCAGGCCCCGTTCTGGTCTGCGACGAAGGGCTGAGCGTCTGGGGCGGGGTCGATCCCGCCAGCGGGCGCATCATCGACTCCCTGCATCCGCAGCATGGGGCCTGTCTGGCCGGTCAGATCGTCCTGATGCCGACCAGCCGGGGATCCTGCACCGGCAGCGGCGTGTTGCTGGGGCTGGCCTTTGCCGGCACCGCTCCGAAGGCGCTGGTGTTCCGCGAATCCGAAGACATCCTGACCCTTGGCGCCCTGGTCGCGCAGCGCCTGTTCGGCCATGACATCGCCGTGCTGCGCCTGCCGGCCGAGGAATACGACCTTCTGGCGCAGGCAACCGAGGCCGAAATCAGCCCCGAGGCGATCACCGCCGGAGCCACCCGGATCGCCGTGGTCCCGGACGCCGACAGCGCGCTTGACCTGAGCGATGCCGACTGCGCCACTCTGGCGGGCGAACATGGCGAAGCCGCGCAGCTTGCCATGGAAATCATCATCACGATGGCACGGGCGCAGGGCGCCGAAGCCCTGATCGACGTCAGCCGCGTGCATATCGACGGCTGTATCTATGCCAGCCCGGCCTTCCTGACCTTTGCGCGTGCCATGGCGGACATGGGCGGGCGGGTGCGGGTGCCCACGACGATGAACGCGATTTCGGTCGACCATGCCAATTGGCGCAATCAGGGCGTTCCTGACTCCTTTGGTGCCCCGGCCAGCCAGTTGGCTGACGCCTATGTGGAAATGGGCGCCCGGCCCAGCTTTACCTGCGCGCCCTACCTGCTGGACGACAAGCCGAAGGCCGGCGAAGACATCGCCTGGGCGGAAAGCAACGCGGTCATCTATGCCAACAGCGTCCTTGGGGCGCGGACCGTGAAACACGCCGATTTCATGGATCTCTGCATCGCCCTGACAGGGCGCGCGGCCCGTGCCGGTGTCTACCTCGAGGCCAATCGCGCCCCGGCCCGGATCATCGACGTGACAACCCCCGAGGCCATCGACGACGCCTTCTGGCCGATGCTCGGCTGGCTTGTCGGTCAGGCCGCGCCGGACCGCATCCCGCTGATCCGCGGTCTGGAAGCCCTCGCGCCCGGCGAAGACGACCTGAAAGCACTTTGCGCGGCCTATGGCACGACCTCGGCCGCGCCCATGCTGCATATCGCAGGCATCACGCCCGAAGCGGCCCTGCCGCCGCTTGCCACGGCCGATCAGTGCCACATCGGGGCGCAGGATTTTGCGACCTTGTGGGAAAACTTCAACCTGGGGGCGGAAAAGGTCGACCTTGTGGCGCTTGGCAGTCCGCATTTTTCCGCCTCCGAAGCGACGGCCTTTGCCGCGTTGATGGAGGGGCGGCAGGTCGATCCGGCGGTCACCACCATCGTCACGCTGGGACGCGCTACCCTGGCACGTATCACCGAAACCGGCGTGGCCGGGCGGTTGCAGGCCGCCGGGGTCAGGATCGTGCCCGACATCTGCTGGTGTTCGATTTCCGAACCGGTCTTTCCACCTGAAGCCCGCGTTCTGATGACCAATTCCGGCAAATATGCCCATTACGCGCCCGGTCTGTCGAACCGCGCCGTGCGCTTCGGATCACTGGCGCAATGCGCTGAAACAGCCACCACCGGTCTTGCCCCCGCTGCCCCGCCGCCCTGGATCGCGGCCCCGGCATCCTGA
- a CDS encoding amino acid ABC transporter permease — protein sequence MFDYTFQWKQAMARLPQMLDGAVVTMEVAVLSMVLGIAMAVVLTLLRLSGSRPLAAISTTWVEIARNTPALFQIYMAHFGVASFGIHFSPFVSLLIGITFNNAGYLTENFRGALKAIPDTQARAGRSLGMSQISAFRYIILPQMLRISFLPMTNQMVWAILMTSLGVTVGMSMDLYGVTQALNALTFRTFELFAIAAVIFYLITKAITLSARLIAARLFRY from the coding sequence ATGTTTGATTATACCTTCCAATGGAAGCAGGCCATGGCGCGCCTTCCGCAGATGCTGGATGGCGCGGTCGTGACGATGGAGGTCGCGGTTCTGTCGATGGTCCTTGGCATCGCGATGGCCGTCGTCCTGACCCTGCTGCGGCTTTCGGGGTCCCGGCCGCTGGCCGCGATTTCGACCACCTGGGTCGAGATTGCCCGCAACACCCCGGCCCTGTTCCAGATTTACATGGCCCATTTCGGCGTGGCGAGTTTCGGCATCCACTTCAGTCCCTTCGTATCCCTGCTGATCGGGATCACCTTCAACAACGCAGGTTATCTGACCGAGAATTTCCGCGGCGCCCTGAAGGCGATCCCGGACACCCAGGCTCGGGCGGGCCGGTCGCTCGGCATGTCCCAGATCAGCGCCTTCCGCTATATCATCCTGCCGCAGATGCTGCGGATCTCCTTCCTGCCGATGACCAACCAGATGGTCTGGGCAATCCTCATGACCTCGCTCGGGGTGACGGTGGGGATGAGCATGGATCTTTACGGTGTCACCCAGGCCCTGAATGCGTTGACCTTCCGCACCTTCGAGCTTTTCGCCATTGCCGCCGTGATCTTTTACCTGATCACCAAGGCAATCACCCTGTCGGCGCGGCTGATCGCCGCCCGCCTGTTCCGCTATTGA
- a CDS encoding dihydrodipicolinate synthase family protein produces MNKDVFFGTIPALLTPCTPDRKPDFDALVKKGREMIDAGMSGVVYCGSCGDWPLLTDAERMEGVERLTEAGVPVIVGTGAINSKSAVAHAAHAQKVGAAGLMVIPRVLSRGLSPAAQRNHFKAILSAAPDVPAIIYNSPYYGYATRADLFFALREEHENLIGFKEFGGQADLSYAAEHITSQDDDVILMVGVDTEVYHGFAKCGAVGAITGIGTIFPSEALLQVALSTKAAEGNIEADQRAQELAAAFSVLAKFDEGVDLVLYFKHLMVLKGEEEYRLNINETDALSPSQARFCEAQFHQFNTWFANWSKQGGVIAECM; encoded by the coding sequence ATGAACAAAGACGTGTTTTTCGGCACCATTCCCGCGCTGCTCACCCCCTGCACCCCGGATCGCAAACCCGATTTCGACGCTCTGGTGAAGAAGGGCCGCGAGATGATCGACGCTGGCATGTCCGGTGTCGTCTATTGCGGATCCTGCGGGGACTGGCCGCTGCTGACGGACGCCGAGCGCATGGAAGGGGTAGAACGCCTGACCGAGGCCGGCGTGCCCGTCATCGTCGGCACCGGGGCGATCAATTCGAAATCCGCTGTCGCCCATGCCGCCCACGCCCAGAAGGTCGGCGCCGCCGGGCTGATGGTCATCCCCCGCGTGCTGTCGCGCGGCTTGTCCCCCGCTGCGCAGCGCAACCATTTCAAGGCGATCCTGTCCGCCGCGCCGGATGTGCCCGCGATCATCTACAACAGCCCCTATTACGGCTATGCCACCCGTGCCGACCTGTTCTTTGCCCTGCGCGAAGAGCACGAGAACCTGATCGGGTTCAAGGAATTCGGTGGTCAGGCAGATCTCAGCTATGCGGCGGAACATATCACCTCGCAGGATGACGACGTGATCCTGATGGTCGGCGTGGATACCGAGGTCTACCACGGCTTTGCCAAGTGCGGCGCCGTCGGCGCGATCACCGGCATCGGCACCATCTTCCCGAGCGAAGCGCTGTTGCAGGTCGCCCTGTCCACCAAGGCGGCTGAGGGCAATATCGAGGCCGACCAGCGCGCACAGGAATTGGCTGCGGCCTTCTCGGTTCTGGCGAAATTCGACGAAGGCGTCGACCTCGTGCTCTATTTCAAGCATCTGATGGTCTTGAAGGGCGAAGAGGAATATCGTCTCAATATCAACGAGACCGATGCGCTGTCGCCGTCCCAGGCGCGATTCTGCGAAGCGCAATTCCATCAGTTCAACACCTGGTTCGCCAATTGGAGCAAGCAGGGCGGAGTCATCGCTGAATGCATGTGA
- a CDS encoding Ldh family oxidoreductase: MAGSQNISVQTLQERVRAILEAGGVRRESAEAVAGVIVAGERDNCKSHGVYRIEGCLRVLAAGKVEGGAVPKVHDEGTSVIEVDAGGGFSNPAFHAAKDLLAERTRETGIAALVIRDCLHFSALWHDVEAMADYGLASLSMCPSYSVVAPAGGTQPLFGTNPIAFGWPRPGAHPYVWDFATSVAARGEIELHRRAGTPIPEGWAIDSDGQPTTDPDAALAGAMLPFGAHKGSAISTMVELLAGAMLGEFMSKEALEFMGSSALLPRHGALVLALDPARFAARSGRDPLAEGEKLLTAISGQGARLPSERRFAARDKALAEGICLTEAELAQLALFEQDGLAAVAT, from the coding sequence ATGGCTGGTTCACAGAACATTTCCGTGCAAACGCTTCAGGAACGGGTCCGCGCGATCCTCGAGGCCGGCGGCGTGCGCCGCGAAAGCGCCGAGGCCGTGGCCGGGGTCATCGTTGCGGGCGAACGTGACAATTGCAAATCCCACGGGGTCTATCGTATCGAAGGCTGCCTGCGGGTGCTGGCGGCGGGCAAGGTCGAAGGCGGCGCGGTGCCGAAGGTCCACGACGAAGGCACCTCGGTGATCGAAGTCGACGCCGGGGGCGGATTTTCCAACCCGGCCTTCCACGCCGCCAAGGACCTGCTGGCCGAGCGCACCCGCGAAACCGGCATCGCCGCGCTGGTGATTCGCGATTGCCTGCATTTTTCGGCCCTTTGGCATGATGTCGAGGCAATGGCGGACTATGGTCTTGCCTCGCTTTCGATGTGCCCAAGCTATTCCGTCGTCGCCCCTGCCGGGGGTACTCAACCGTTATTCGGCACCAACCCCATCGCCTTCGGCTGGCCGCGTCCCGGCGCGCATCCCTATGTCTGGGATTTCGCCACCAGCGTCGCGGCCCGGGGCGAGATCGAGCTGCACCGCCGCGCGGGCACCCCGATCCCCGAAGGCTGGGCCATCGACAGCGACGGCCAGCCGACCACCGATCCCGATGCCGCGCTGGCCGGGGCGATGCTGCCCTTCGGCGCACACAAGGGCTCTGCCATCTCGACCATGGTCGAACTGCTGGCCGGGGCCATGCTGGGGGAATTCATGAGCAAGGAAGCCCTTGAGTTCATGGGCAGCAGCGCGCTTTTGCCGCGTCACGGGGCGCTGGTGCTGGCGCTGGACCCGGCGCGCTTTGCCGCCCGCAGCGGCCGCGATCCGCTGGCCGAAGGGGAAAAGCTGCTGACCGCGATTTCGGGGCAGGGCGCGCGCCTGCCCTCCGAACGCCGCTTTGCCGCGCGGGACAAGGCGCTGGCGGAGGGCATTTGCCTGACCGAGGCGGAACTGGCGCAACTGGCGCTGTTCGAACAGGACGGGCTGGCCGCCGTCGCCACCTGA
- a CDS encoding ABC transporter substrate-binding protein yields MKKFTATAAILLATGLAGTAQADKLDDIIGSGTLRCAVVLDFPPMGMRDENNEPVGFDVDYCNDLAAALGVDAEIVETPFPERIPALMSGRVDVGVASTSDTLERAKTVGFSIPYFAFEMAVTANDSTGISSFEGMKGFTVGAVAGTYEAIALEAQVDAWGEGSFRPYQTQADVFLALSQGQLDATVSTSTVAQANVKTGNFGEISVVGTAPFDIDYVGLFAKRDEYGLLNYLDLFVNQQNRTGRYAELYEKWIGGDLPDLTVSGSYR; encoded by the coding sequence ATGAAAAAGTTTACGGCGACAGCCGCGATTCTGCTTGCCACCGGCCTTGCCGGCACTGCCCAGGCAGACAAGCTTGACGACATCATCGGATCCGGCACGCTGCGCTGCGCAGTCGTGCTCGATTTCCCGCCCATGGGGATGCGCGACGAGAACAACGAACCCGTCGGCTTCGACGTGGATTACTGCAACGATCTGGCAGCGGCGCTCGGCGTTGACGCCGAAATCGTCGAGACCCCCTTCCCCGAACGTATCCCGGCGCTGATGTCGGGCCGCGTTGATGTCGGGGTCGCATCGACTTCCGACACGCTGGAGCGGGCCAAGACGGTCGGTTTCTCGATCCCCTATTTCGCCTTCGAAATGGCCGTGACCGCGAACGACAGCACCGGCATTTCCTCGTTCGAGGGCATGAAGGGCTTTACCGTCGGCGCCGTTGCGGGCACCTACGAGGCGATTGCCCTGGAAGCTCAGGTTGATGCCTGGGGCGAAGGGTCCTTCCGTCCCTACCAGACCCAGGCCGATGTCTTCCTGGCGCTGAGCCAGGGCCAGCTGGACGCGACCGTTTCGACCTCGACCGTGGCGCAGGCCAATGTGAAGACCGGCAATTTCGGTGAGATCTCGGTTGTCGGCACGGCGCCTTTCGACATCGACTACGTCGGGCTGTTCGCCAAGCGGGATGAATACGGGCTGCTGAACTACCTCGACCTGTTCGTCAACCAGCAGAACCGGACCGGGCGCTACGCGGAACTCTACGAAAAATGGATCGGCGGCGACCTGCCCGATCTGACGGTGTCGGGCTCCTACCGCTAA
- a CDS encoding 4-hydroxyproline epimerase yields the protein MHVIDSHTGGEPTRVILDGGPDLGSGPLAERARRLATDHRDAYRAIILEPRGQPAMVCALLVPPVDPDCVTGVIYFDAEAVLGMCGHGTIGLAATLFHLGRIGTGPQRIETPVGIVTVDVQDANTVTVTNIESRRIASDIPVEVEGFGTITGDLAYGGNWFFIVDPAPVPVTSGNIRQLTDVTIALREALKAAGIRGDDGGAIDHVIFHGPSDRPGIHSRNFVLCPDNAYDRSPCGTGSSARLACLAARGQLAEDTEIVQESVIGSSYRLSYRIASNGGVFPKITGQAHVMAESRLIFDPKDPFRGGIFL from the coding sequence ATGCATGTGATCGACAGCCATACCGGCGGAGAGCCCACGCGGGTGATCCTTGACGGTGGTCCGGACCTCGGGTCCGGGCCGCTGGCCGAACGGGCCCGGCGGCTGGCGACGGACCACCGCGACGCCTATCGCGCGATCATTCTGGAGCCGCGCGGCCAGCCGGCCATGGTCTGCGCGCTACTGGTGCCGCCGGTCGATCCCGATTGCGTCACCGGCGTGATCTATTTCGATGCCGAGGCGGTTCTGGGCATGTGCGGGCATGGCACCATCGGCCTGGCCGCGACGCTGTTCCATCTGGGCCGCATCGGGACGGGTCCGCAACGGATCGAAACGCCGGTCGGGATCGTGACCGTCGACGTGCAGGACGCCAATACGGTGACCGTCACCAATATCGAAAGCCGTCGCATCGCCAGCGACATCCCGGTCGAGGTCGAAGGGTTCGGTACCATCACCGGCGATCTGGCCTATGGCGGCAACTGGTTCTTCATCGTCGATCCCGCGCCCGTGCCCGTCACCTCGGGCAATATCCGCCAGTTGACCGACGTGACCATCGCCCTGCGCGAGGCCCTGAAGGCCGCTGGCATCAGGGGCGACGATGGTGGGGCCATCGACCACGTGATCTTTCACGGCCCCTCGGACCGGCCGGGTATCCACAGCCGCAACTTCGTTCTCTGCCCTGACAACGCCTATGACCGGTCGCCCTGCGGCACCGGCAGTTCGGCGCGCCTTGCATGTCTTGCCGCGCGCGGGCAACTGGCCGAAGATACCGAGATCGTGCAGGAAAGCGTCATCGGCAGCAGCTATCGCCTGTCCTACCGGATCGCGTCGAATGGCGGGGTGTTCCCGAAGATCACCGGCCAGGCCCATGTCATGGCCGAAAGCCGGCTGATCTTTGATCCGAAGGATCCCTTCCGCGGCGGGATCTTCCTTTAG
- a CDS encoding amino acid ABC transporter ATP-binding protein, which produces MIEIQNVRKSFGELEVLKGIDLTVKKGEVVTVIGGSGSGKSTLLTCINGLEPINAGRINVDGVEVHAKSTDINKLRQKIGIVFQQWNAFPHLTVLENVTLAPRKVLGMGKAEAEAIAEKHLRHVGLGDKLTTYPSRLSGGQQQRMAIARALAMSPNYMLFDEVTSALDPQLVGEVLETLKMLAEEGMTMILVTHEMSFARDVSDRVAFFHKGVMAEIGVPEQLFGDPQHAETRAFLASVR; this is translated from the coding sequence ATGATTGAGATCCAGAATGTCCGTAAATCCTTTGGCGAGCTTGAAGTTCTCAAGGGCATCGACCTGACCGTCAAGAAGGGCGAAGTCGTCACCGTCATCGGCGGTTCGGGGTCGGGGAAATCCACCCTTCTGACCTGTATCAACGGGTTGGAGCCGATCAACGCCGGGCGCATCAACGTTGACGGGGTCGAGGTCCACGCCAAGTCGACCGACATCAACAAGCTGCGCCAGAAGATCGGTATCGTGTTCCAGCAGTGGAACGCCTTCCCGCATCTGACGGTGCTGGAAAACGTCACCCTGGCGCCGCGCAAGGTGCTGGGCATGGGCAAGGCCGAAGCCGAGGCCATCGCGGAAAAGCACCTGCGCCACGTTGGCCTGGGCGACAAGCTGACGACCTATCCCAGCCGCCTTTCGGGGGGCCAGCAACAGCGGATGGCGATCGCCCGCGCGCTGGCGATGTCGCCCAACTACATGCTGTTCGACGAGGTGACCTCGGCGCTTGATCCGCAGCTGGTGGGCGAGGTCCTGGAGACGCTCAAGATGCTGGCCGAAGAGGGCATGACCATGATCCTCGTCACCCATGAAATGAGCTTTGCCCGCGATGTGTCGGACCGGGTGGCCTTCTTCCACAAGGGCGTCATGGCCGAGATCGGGGTGCCCGAGCAATTGTTCGGCGATCCCCAGCACGCCGAAACCAGGGCTTTCCTGGCCAGCGTGCGCTAG
- a CDS encoding DeoR/GlpR family DNA-binding transcription regulator, with protein sequence MSDLSRHQVIAGLLDEKTFVSVNELVSITGVSPATVRRDIDKLSEAGLGQKVHGGIAANAGPVQRRAVNLPFIENRDIAVAQKRAIAETAAGLVRDGSSIILHAGSTCFHFGSCIAARNIRVFTNSIPLAGYLSEHGTCQLTLGGGDLHREPGILYDPARNGYDFFADQFFVGALGIGAQGLLESHPLLVRLCDDMSRQANETIVLVDSRKFQERPPTVALPLTRIHRLITDDGLRDADARMLEDNGVEFVIAETREGNGK encoded by the coding sequence ATGAGCGATCTATCACGACATCAGGTCATTGCCGGCCTGCTGGATGAAAAGACCTTCGTTTCCGTGAACGAACTCGTGTCGATCACCGGCGTTTCCCCGGCAACGGTGCGCCGCGATATCGACAAGCTGTCCGAAGCGGGTCTGGGCCAGAAGGTCCATGGCGGGATCGCCGCCAATGCCGGCCCCGTCCAACGGCGCGCGGTCAACCTGCCCTTCATCGAGAACCGGGATATCGCGGTCGCCCAGAAACGGGCCATCGCCGAGACGGCTGCCGGGCTGGTGCGCGATGGCTCCTCGATCATCCTGCATGCCGGATCGACCTGTTTTCATTTCGGCAGCTGCATCGCGGCGCGCAACATCCGGGTCTTTACCAATTCCATCCCGCTGGCGGGCTACCTGTCGGAACATGGCACCTGCCAGCTGACCCTGGGCGGCGGCGATCTGCACCGCGAGCCCGGGATCCTTTATGATCCGGCACGCAACGGCTACGATTTCTTTGCCGACCAGTTCTTTGTCGGCGCGCTCGGCATCGGGGCGCAGGGGCTGCTGGAAAGCCATCCGCTGCTGGTCCGGCTTTGCGACGACATGTCCAGACAGGCGAACGAGACCATCGTTCTTGTCGACAGCCGCAAGTTTCAGGAACGCCCGCCGACCGTCGCGCTGCCGCTGACCCGCATCCACCGCCTGATCACCGATGACGGCCTGCGGGATGCGGACGCCCGGATGCTGGAAGACAACGGCGTCGAATTCGTGATCGCAGAAACCAGGGAGGGCAATGGCAAGTGA
- a CDS encoding amino acid ABC transporter permease: MFDTALSASDLLFLARGAGVTILVTAISVAIGTVLGILFGVIRVQLGAVLSAPLTFFLDIFRSVPLLIQLVLANAFLGMVLQIRMSGLTVACMVLSLYTAAYCAEIVRGGIDAVPATTRRAARSLGMTWGQDMRHIVLPLATRVALPSWIGLALGVMKDSALVYVVQVTELLKSTQILITRLQEPLFLLLICGAFYFVISFPLARFGGYLEKRWSND; encoded by the coding sequence ATGTTCGATACGGCCTTGTCCGCTTCCGACCTGCTGTTTCTGGCCCGCGGGGCCGGTGTCACGATCCTCGTTACCGCAATCTCTGTCGCCATCGGCACCGTCCTCGGTATCCTTTTCGGTGTCATCCGTGTTCAGCTGGGCGCCGTGCTGTCGGCGCCGCTGACCTTCTTTCTTGATATTTTCCGCTCGGTCCCGCTGCTGATCCAGCTTGTGCTGGCCAATGCCTTTCTCGGGATGGTTCTGCAGATCAGGATGTCGGGGTTGACGGTGGCCTGCATGGTGCTGTCGCTCTACACGGCCGCCTATTGCGCCGAAATCGTGCGCGGCGGGATCGACGCCGTGCCCGCAACCACCCGCCGTGCGGCGCGGTCGCTGGGGATGACCTGGGGACAGGACATGCGCCATATCGTGCTGCCGCTGGCCACCCGCGTCGCCCTGCCGTCCTGGATCGGTCTTGCCCTCGGGGTGATGAAGGATTCCGCCCTGGTCTATGTCGTCCAGGTTACCGAGCTTCTGAAATCCACCCAGATCCTCATCACGCGCCTTCAGGAGCCGCTGTTCCTGCTGCTGATCTGCGGCGCGTTCTATTTTGTCATCAGCTTCCCGCTTGCCCGTTTCGGCGGCTATCTCGAAAAAAGGTGGTCCAATGATTGA
- a CDS encoding sugar ABC transporter ATP-binding protein: MQNTPMLEMRGISKTFGRIRALSNVSLTAHGGEVHALMGENGAGKSTLMKILSGAYTPDAGGEIRIDGTAMATGDPKVSKAHGIAVIYQELSLSPNLTVAENIFLGNERARRGIVDRAAMRSETAPILKRLGVRFDARTRVASLSLGERQLVEIARAMATRARIIVMDEPTTSLSSRETEKLFEVIAGLKAEGIAVIYISHRMEEIYRLSDRCSVLRDGSYVGTLDKQDLSAERLVSMMVGRDMSTFYTKDHKPHTGARDVVLSVEGMSDADLVRDCSFQVHHGEVLGIAGLVGSGRTELARLIYGADPATSGKVMLDGREVTPKSPREALSHGIVYLTEDRKALGLFLDMTISDNINMCVMETDAGTAGLRRFDKALARSRKAFEDLGIKAQSPRVTVGALSGGNQQKVLLARLLEAKPKVIILDEPTRGVDVGAKSEIYRLIDALAQQGLAVVMISSELPEIIGVSDRVLVMREGVIAGEVLPAAGRPIEQEAIMRLSTGPATGPQGQPAQDRDPARQNAPAGASERL; the protein is encoded by the coding sequence ATGCAGAATACTCCGATGCTCGAAATGCGCGGCATCTCCAAGACCTTTGGCCGGATCCGGGCGCTTTCCAACGTGTCGCTGACCGCGCATGGCGGCGAGGTCCATGCGTTGATGGGCGAAAACGGCGCCGGGAAATCGACGCTGATGAAGATCCTGTCGGGGGCCTATACACCCGATGCGGGGGGCGAGATCCGGATCGACGGGACGGCCATGGCGACCGGGGATCCCAAGGTGTCCAAGGCACATGGCATTGCCGTGATCTACCAGGAACTGTCGCTGTCGCCGAACCTGACCGTGGCCGAAAACATCTTTCTGGGCAATGAACGCGCCCGCCGGGGCATCGTGGATCGCGCCGCCATGCGCAGCGAAACCGCCCCGATCCTGAAACGGCTTGGCGTCCGCTTCGATGCGCGCACGCGGGTGGCCTCGCTTTCCCTGGGCGAACGCCAGCTGGTGGAGATCGCCCGCGCCATGGCGACCCGTGCGCGGATCATCGTCATGGACGAACCCACCACGTCGCTGTCCAGCCGCGAAACCGAAAAACTGTTCGAGGTGATCGCCGGGCTGAAGGCCGAAGGCATTGCCGTCATCTATATCTCGCACCGCATGGAAGAGATCTATCGCCTTTCGGATCGGTGCTCGGTCCTGCGTGACGGCAGCTATGTCGGTACGCTGGACAAGCAGGACCTGAGCGCCGAGCGGCTGGTCTCGATGATGGTCGGGCGGGACATGTCGACCTTCTACACCAAGGACCACAAGCCCCATACCGGCGCCCGCGATGTCGTCCTGTCCGTCGAGGGCATGAGCGACGCGGACCTGGTGCGCGATTGTTCTTTCCAGGTCCACCACGGAGAGGTCCTTGGCATCGCCGGTCTGGTCGGCTCGGGTCGTACCGAACTGGCCCGGCTGATCTATGGCGCAGATCCCGCAACCTCGGGCAAGGTGATGCTGGACGGTCGCGAGGTGACCCCGAAATCCCCGCGCGAGGCGCTGTCTCATGGCATCGTCTACCTGACCGAAGACCGCAAGGCGCTCGGCTTGTTCCTCGACATGACGATTTCGGACAACATCAACATGTGCGTGATGGAAACCGATGCGGGCACGGCGGGTCTGCGACGGTTCGACAAGGCCCTCGCCCGGTCGCGGAAGGCCTTCGAGGACCTCGGGATCAAGGCGCAATCGCCCCGCGTCACCGTCGGCGCCCTGTCGGGCGGCAACCAGCAGAAGGTGCTTCTGGCCCGCCTGCTGGAGGCAAAGCCCAAGGTCATCATCCTCGACGAACCCACGCGCGGTGTCGACGTGGGCGCGAAATCCGAAATCTACCGGCTGATCGACGCGCTGGCCCAGCAGGGGCTGGCCGTGGTGATGATTTCCAGCGAGCTGCCCGAGATCATCGGCGTTTCGGACCGTGTTCTGGTGATGCGCGAAGGTGTCATCGCCGGAGAGGTCCTGCCCGCCGCCGGGCGGCCCATCGAACAGGAAGCGATCATGCGGCTGTCCACCGGCCCCGCGACCGGCCCGCAAGGCCAGCCTGCACAAGATCGCGATCCCGCCAGACAAAATGCCCCAGCCGGCGCATCAGAACGGCTCTGA